A single window of Carettochelys insculpta isolate YL-2023 chromosome 13, ASM3395843v1, whole genome shotgun sequence DNA harbors:
- the TSC22D3 gene encoding TSC22 domain family protein 3 isoform X2, producing MSTELYQSAMEVAVYQLHNFSISFFSSLLGGDVVSVKLDNSASGASVVAIDNKIEQAMDLVKNHLMYAVREEVEILKEQIKELVEKNSQLERENNLLKTLASPEQLQKFQSRLPAEVLSAEEQMGGAAALAQHIGGSAV from the exons ATGAGCACCGAGCTCTACCAGTCCGCCATGGAGGTGGCCGTGTACCAGCTGCACAACTTCTCCATCTCCTTCTTCTCCTCGCTGCTGGGCGGGGACGTGGTGTCCGTCAAGCTGGACaacag CGCCTCCGGGGCCAGCGTGGTGGCGATCGACAACAAGATCGAGCAGGCGATG GACCTGGTGAAGAACCACCTGATGTACGCCGTGCGGGAGGAGGTGGAGATCCTCAAAGAGCAGATCAAAGAACTGGTGGAGAAGAACTCCCAGCTGGAGCGTGAGAACAACCTTTTGAAAACCCTGGCcagccctgagcagctgcagaagtTCCAGTCCCGGCTGCCAGCGGAGGTGCTGTCTGCAGAGGAGCAGATGGGAGGGGCGgctgccctggcccagcacatTGGGGGCTCTGCGGTGTAA